One Bacillus amyloliquefaciens DSM 7 = ATCC 23350 DNA window includes the following coding sequences:
- a CDS encoding iron-containing alcohol dehydrogenase family protein: MKPEDIVRSGPNQYICKEGIAKELPGLSEVFRKPVIVTGIKSYQAFADYSGGSSWDVIQHKGYCSPEAVRKVCEQAKGADVIIGIGGGTILDLAKAAADRLDIEAVMVPSIAGTCAASTPLSVMYDESGNFIRVDYHKRSSYLTLVDPLFLLSSPIEYMKSGIGDTLAKWYEAEAVIRNTEAPPLMAQAGLRQAEYIRDLLLRYSEAAVESMEKGRLSLPFIHTAETIIMLAGTVGGYGGRLCRMAGAHAVHNGLSFLQETHQVLHGQKVAYGILVQLALENRSHEIEELLPFYRRLGFPVSLFDLGIRDSREEAKRRIASHACRAEESLCLMGQYGEKDVSAAIESLESAQKTG, encoded by the coding sequence ATGAAGCCTGAAGATATCGTGCGAAGCGGCCCGAATCAGTACATATGCAAGGAAGGGATCGCAAAAGAACTTCCCGGGCTGTCGGAGGTATTCAGAAAACCCGTTATTGTGACCGGAATCAAGTCCTATCAGGCGTTTGCCGATTACAGCGGGGGTTCTTCCTGGGATGTGATTCAGCATAAAGGATACTGTTCACCTGAGGCGGTGCGTAAGGTCTGTGAGCAGGCGAAAGGTGCGGATGTGATCATCGGTATCGGAGGCGGCACGATTTTGGATTTGGCAAAAGCGGCGGCAGACCGGCTTGATATTGAGGCTGTGATGGTTCCTTCCATTGCGGGTACGTGTGCGGCAAGTACACCGTTAAGTGTCATGTATGATGAGAGCGGCAATTTTATCAGAGTGGATTATCATAAGCGTTCCAGCTATTTGACGCTTGTTGATCCGCTGTTTTTGCTTTCCTCTCCCATTGAATATATGAAAAGCGGGATCGGTGATACGCTGGCGAAATGGTATGAGGCTGAGGCGGTCATCAGAAATACGGAGGCGCCGCCGCTGATGGCTCAGGCGGGGCTGAGACAGGCGGAATATATTCGCGATCTGTTATTGCGTTACAGTGAAGCAGCCGTCGAAAGCATGGAGAAAGGCAGGCTGTCATTGCCGTTCATCCATACGGCGGAAACGATCATTATGCTTGCGGGAACGGTCGGCGGGTATGGAGGCCGTTTGTGCAGGATGGCAGGGGCGCATGCGGTGCACAACGGGCTCAGTTTTCTTCAGGAGACACATCAGGTGCTGCACGGCCAGAAGGTTGCTTACGGCATATTGGTGCAGCTCGCGCTTGAGAATCGGAGTCATGAGATTGAAGAGCTGCTTCCGTTTTACCGCCGGCTCGGATTTCCCGTCAGTCTCTTTGATCTCGGCATCCGTGACAGCCGTGAGGAAGCCAAGCGACGCATCGCTTCTCACGCCTGCCGGGCGGAAGAATCATTATGCTTAATGGGGCAATATGGCGAGAAGGACGTGTCAGCGGCGATTGAATCGCTCGAATCAGCGCAAAAGACAGGATAG
- the gltP gene encoding glutamate-aspartate/proton symporter GltP, whose protein sequence is MKKFIAFQILIALAIGALIGHFFPDFGMALRPVGDGFIRLIKMIVVPIVFSTIVIGAAGSGSMKKMGSLGIKTIIWFEVITTLVLGLGLLLANVLKPGVGLNLSHLAKKDIHELSGYTEKVVDLKQMLLDIIPVNIIDVMAKNDLLAVIFFAILFGVAAAGIGKASAPVMNFFESTANIMFKLTQMVMVTAPIGVLALMAASVGQYGIALLLPMLKLIGTVFLGLFLILFVLFPIVGLIFKIKYFEVLKMIWDLFLIAFSTTSTETILPQLMDRMEKYGCPKRVVSFVVPSGLSLNCDGSSLYLSVSCVFLAQAFHVEMPLSQQLLMMLVLVMTSKGIAAVPSGSLVVLLATANAVGLPAEGVAIIAGVDRVMDMARTGVNVPGHAVACIVVSKWEKAFNYKGPAAASDQSARTESM, encoded by the coding sequence TTGAAAAAATTTATCGCATTCCAGATTTTGATCGCTTTAGCCATCGGAGCATTGATCGGCCATTTCTTCCCGGATTTCGGGATGGCGCTGCGGCCCGTCGGAGACGGATTTATCCGCCTGATTAAAATGATTGTCGTGCCGATCGTGTTTTCGACCATTGTTATCGGAGCCGCCGGCAGCGGCAGTATGAAAAAGATGGGCAGTCTCGGCATCAAAACGATTATTTGGTTTGAAGTCATTACGACGCTTGTTCTGGGGCTCGGCCTGTTATTGGCGAACGTACTGAAGCCCGGAGTCGGCCTTAACCTCTCTCACCTTGCTAAAAAAGATATTCACGAGCTTTCCGGCTATACTGAAAAAGTAGTCGACCTGAAACAAATGCTTCTTGATATTATCCCCGTTAACATCATTGACGTTATGGCGAAAAATGATCTTCTCGCCGTCATCTTTTTCGCAATCTTATTCGGTGTCGCCGCAGCCGGCATCGGCAAAGCATCCGCACCTGTCATGAATTTCTTTGAATCAACGGCAAATATTATGTTCAAGCTGACGCAAATGGTGATGGTCACCGCTCCGATCGGCGTTCTCGCCCTTATGGCCGCCTCCGTCGGACAATACGGAATCGCGCTTTTGCTTCCGATGCTGAAGCTGATCGGCACTGTATTTCTCGGGCTGTTTTTGATCCTTTTCGTTCTGTTTCCGATTGTGGGGCTTATCTTTAAAATCAAATACTTTGAAGTGCTGAAAATGATCTGGGATCTGTTTTTGATCGCATTTTCCACGACAAGCACAGAAACCATTCTGCCTCAGCTGATGGATCGGATGGAGAAATACGGCTGCCCGAAGCGGGTCGTCTCCTTTGTGGTTCCGTCAGGTTTATCGCTGAACTGTGACGGCTCAAGTCTCTATTTATCGGTGTCATGTGTTTTTCTGGCGCAGGCTTTTCATGTGGAGATGCCGCTGTCTCAGCAGCTTCTGATGATGCTTGTGCTCGTGATGACAAGCAAAGGCATTGCCGCCGTGCCGTCAGGCTCACTCGTCGTGCTTCTGGCGACCGCGAATGCCGTCGGTCTCCCCGCGGAAGGCGTCGCCATCATTGCCGGTGTCGACCGCGTCATGGACATGGCGCGAACCGGTGTCAACGTGCCGGGCCATGCGGTCGCCTGCATCGTCGTATCCAAATGGGAAAAAGCCTTCAATTATAAAGGACCCGCCGCCGCATCAGACCAGAGCGCCCGGACAGAAAGTATGTAA
- the pssA gene encoding CDP-diacylglycerol--serine O-phosphatidyltransferase, with product MNYIPSMITIGNFICGLLSIHSLLYHNIHSAVIFIFTGMFLDFFDGLAARKLNAVSEMGRELDSFADLVTFGVAPSMLAYTVSLYTLPFIGILIALSYSICGMIRLSRFNIEQSKLPTFIGMPIPFAGMCLVILSFINNAFLLGAGTIALGYLMVSNIKFPHFKKQAPENLESRRWN from the coding sequence GTGAATTATATACCTAGTATGATTACAATTGGAAATTTTATTTGCGGGCTTCTATCGATTCATTCCCTTTTGTATCATAATATTCACTCTGCGGTGATTTTTATTTTCACCGGGATGTTTCTTGATTTCTTTGACGGTTTGGCCGCCCGTAAGCTGAACGCGGTATCGGAGATGGGAAGGGAGCTTGACTCTTTTGCTGATCTCGTGACGTTCGGCGTGGCGCCGTCTATGCTCGCTTACACTGTTTCACTATATACGCTTCCGTTCATCGGAATTTTAATCGCGCTTTCCTACAGCATTTGCGGGATGATCCGGCTTTCGAGATTTAATATCGAACAAAGCAAGCTGCCGACGTTTATCGGGATGCCGATTCCTTTTGCGGGCATGTGTCTTGTCATTTTGAGCTTCATCAATAACGCTTTTCTTCTGGGAGCGGGAACGATTGCGCTCGGATATTTAATGGTCAGCAACATTAAATTTCCCCACTTTAAAAAACAGGCGCCTGAAAACCTGGAGAGCAGAAGATGGAACTAG
- a CDS encoding DedA family protein: MELVQQLISDYGYIAIFLMLTLGIIGLPIPDEVMMTLVGYFTHLKVLNYELSILISFIGALLGMIISYFIGRKAGRPFINKFGKWVGLKEKRMEKVDRWMKKYGPYTIILGYFIPGIRHVTCYFSGIGRMDFKTYLCFAAIGAFLWCFIFITIGKFIGVINV; encoded by the coding sequence ATGGAACTAGTTCAGCAATTAATTTCCGATTACGGATATATCGCGATTTTTCTCATGCTGACACTTGGTATTATCGGATTGCCTATTCCGGATGAAGTCATGATGACGCTAGTGGGCTACTTCACGCATTTAAAAGTGCTCAATTATGAGCTCTCCATTCTTATCAGCTTTATCGGAGCGCTTCTGGGGATGATCATCAGCTACTTCATCGGCAGAAAAGCCGGCCGGCCCTTTATTAATAAGTTCGGGAAATGGGTCGGCCTGAAGGAAAAGAGGATGGAGAAAGTAGACAGGTGGATGAAAAAGTACGGGCCGTACACCATTATTTTAGGTTATTTCATCCCCGGCATCAGACACGTGACATGCTACTTTTCCGGAATCGGCAGAATGGATTTCAAAACCTACCTATGCTTCGCCGCCATCGGAGCGTTTTTATGGTGTTTTATTTTTATTACTATAGGAAAATTCATAGGAGTAATCAATGTTTAA
- a CDS encoding rhodanese-related sulfurtransferase gives MEKQYRVLLYYKYVKIDEPEEFTAQHLKFCKELGLLGRILISEEGINGTVSGTVEQTDQYMKALKADPRFADMPIKIDEADGHAFRKIFVRHKKELVTLRLEDDVDPNVTTGKHLKPKEFYEKMQDPDTIVIDARNDYEYDLGHFRGAVRPDIEAFRELPSWIEEHKDMLEGKKILTYCTGGVRCEKFSGWLLKQGFEDVSQLDGGIVTYGKDPEVQGQLWDGQCYVFDERISVPVNRVEHVIIGKDYFTGEPCERYVNCANPACNKKMICTPENEYKYMRSCSHECRTNERNMYVKEHEMTQEEINERLALIEKEDHAAID, from the coding sequence ATGGAAAAACAATATAGAGTTTTACTTTATTATAAATATGTAAAGATTGATGAGCCTGAAGAATTCACGGCTCAGCATTTGAAGTTTTGTAAGGAGCTCGGTCTGTTAGGCCGTATTTTGATTTCTGAGGAAGGCATTAACGGTACGGTGTCCGGAACGGTTGAACAGACGGATCAATACATGAAGGCGCTGAAAGCTGATCCGCGCTTTGCCGATATGCCGATCAAAATTGATGAGGCTGACGGACACGCGTTCCGCAAAATATTTGTCCGCCATAAAAAAGAGCTTGTGACGCTTCGCCTCGAAGATGATGTTGATCCGAATGTCACAACGGGCAAGCATTTAAAACCGAAAGAATTTTATGAGAAAATGCAGGACCCTGACACGATCGTAATCGACGCCAGAAACGACTATGAGTATGACCTCGGTCATTTCCGCGGAGCAGTCAGACCTGATATTGAGGCGTTCCGTGAGCTGCCGAGCTGGATTGAAGAACACAAAGACATGCTTGAAGGCAAAAAAATCCTCACGTACTGCACAGGCGGCGTACGCTGTGAAAAATTTTCCGGATGGCTGTTGAAGCAGGGATTTGAAGATGTATCCCAGCTTGACGGCGGTATCGTCACTTACGGGAAAGACCCTGAAGTGCAAGGACAGCTGTGGGACGGACAGTGCTACGTGTTTGACGAAAGAATCAGCGTACCGGTAAACCGCGTAGAGCATGTTATTATCGGAAAAGATTATTTCACAGGCGAGCCATGCGAGCGTTATGTGAACTGTGCGAATCCGGCATGTAATAAAAAAATGATCTGCACACCTGAAAATGAATACAAATACATGCGCAGCTGCAGTCACGAATGCCGAACAAACGAACGCAACATGTATGTGAAAGAGCACGAAATGACCCAGGAAGAAATCAATGAACGCCTTGCTCTGATTGAAAAAGAAGATCATGCGGCGATTGATTAA
- a CDS encoding amino acid permease: MNNKNETNFQRSMKSRHLFMLSLGGVIGTGLFLSSGYTIHQAGPAGTIFAYLLGACIVYLVMLCLGELSVAMPVTGAFHTYAKTYIGPATGFTVAWLYWLTWAVALGSEFTAAGLFMQRWFPHTSVWMWSAVFALFIFLLNVFSVKFFAESEFWFSSIKVLAILLFILLGGAAMFGIVPMKSGEAAPMLSNFTVGGSLFPNGFFPILMTMLSVNFAFSGTELIGIAAGESADPEKTVPRAIKTTVWRLALFFIGTIFVLSGMISIQEAGVIESPFVTVFDRVGVPYAADLMNFVILTALLSAANSGLYASSRMLWSLSKEGELHPAFARLTPKGIPFNALIFSMIGGILSLLSSVFAADTIYLVLVSVSGFAVVAVWMSIAASQFLFRRRFLKEGHQVSELKYRTPGYPAVPIAAFLLCLASCIGIAFDPNQAIALYCGIAFMAVCYIAYYVRNRKSTARVQSAKSQ, encoded by the coding sequence ATGAACAACAAGAACGAGACAAATTTTCAGAGAAGTATGAAAAGCAGGCACCTCTTTATGCTCTCACTCGGAGGTGTGATCGGAACAGGGCTGTTTTTAAGCTCTGGGTATACCATTCATCAGGCGGGTCCGGCGGGCACCATTTTCGCTTACCTTTTGGGCGCGTGCATCGTCTATCTCGTCATGCTTTGCCTCGGTGAACTGTCAGTGGCCATGCCGGTAACGGGCGCATTCCACACCTATGCGAAAACCTATATCGGACCGGCGACGGGCTTTACGGTCGCATGGCTGTACTGGCTGACGTGGGCGGTGGCGCTGGGCTCTGAATTCACGGCGGCCGGGCTCTTCATGCAGCGCTGGTTCCCGCATACTTCGGTGTGGATGTGGAGTGCGGTATTCGCTCTTTTCATCTTTTTATTAAACGTCTTCTCCGTGAAATTTTTTGCTGAATCGGAGTTTTGGTTCTCAAGCATTAAAGTCTTAGCCATCTTACTGTTTATTTTATTGGGCGGAGCGGCGATGTTCGGCATTGTCCCGATGAAAAGCGGTGAGGCCGCACCTATGCTGTCGAACTTTACGGTTGGCGGCAGCCTTTTTCCAAATGGCTTTTTCCCGATACTGATGACGATGCTTTCAGTAAACTTTGCCTTTTCAGGGACGGAATTGATCGGAATCGCTGCCGGGGAAAGCGCTGATCCGGAAAAAACCGTTCCGCGCGCCATTAAGACCACAGTCTGGCGGCTGGCGCTTTTCTTTATCGGAACGATTTTTGTGCTGTCAGGGATGATCTCCATCCAGGAAGCCGGTGTGATTGAAAGCCCGTTCGTCACGGTATTTGACAGAGTCGGCGTGCCCTATGCGGCCGATCTGATGAATTTCGTCATTTTAACGGCGCTTCTGTCTGCCGCCAATTCAGGGCTGTACGCGTCATCACGTATGCTGTGGTCCCTGTCTAAAGAGGGAGAGCTTCATCCTGCCTTTGCCAGGCTGACGCCTAAAGGCATTCCTTTTAACGCTCTGATCTTCAGTATGATCGGCGGCATTCTGTCGCTGCTGTCAAGCGTATTTGCAGCGGATACAATCTATCTTGTTCTCGTCTCCGTCTCAGGATTTGCGGTCGTGGCGGTGTGGATGAGCATTGCCGCATCGCAATTTTTGTTCAGAAGACGGTTTCTTAAAGAAGGGCATCAGGTTTCAGAGTTGAAGTATCGGACGCCGGGATACCCGGCCGTGCCGATAGCGGCCTTTCTTCTGTGCCTCGCCTCCTGTATCGGCATTGCTTTTGATCCGAACCAGGCCATCGCCCTTTATTGCGGAATTGCATTTATGGCCGTCTGTTACATCGCTTATTATGTGAGAAACCGGAAAAGCACCGCACGCGTTCAATCCGCTAAATCCCAATAA
- the purT gene encoding phosphoribosylglycinamide formyltransferase 2 → MYQAKKILLLGSGELGKEVVIEAQRLGVVTVAVDSYEHAPAMQAAHKSYVIDMLDKAQVREVIEKEKPDLIVPEVEAIATDELLKLEEEGFHVIPNARAAKLTMDREGIRRLAAETLHLPTAGYEFANTYEECKEAAETIGFPCVVKPLMSSSGKGQSVCRSASELKSCWDMAMEGGRVKNGRVIVEEFIPFESEITLLTVHAANGTSFCAPIGHEQKDGDYMESWQPHHMTEQQVEEAKHIAKSITDELGGYGLFGVELFLTQDKVYFSEVSPRPHDTGLVTLVTQNLSEFALHVRAILGFPIPEITQLSPGASRPLKASKELADYAVEGLEKALAVKSTQVRVFGKPVTKNGRRMAVALSAAETVEEARERAAEALSHLSVT, encoded by the coding sequence ATGTATCAGGCGAAGAAGATATTGTTATTAGGATCAGGCGAGCTGGGGAAAGAAGTCGTCATTGAAGCGCAGCGGCTCGGGGTTGTCACTGTAGCCGTTGACAGCTATGAGCATGCCCCTGCCATGCAGGCCGCGCACAAAAGCTATGTGATTGATATGCTTGATAAAGCGCAGGTCAGAGAAGTGATTGAAAAAGAAAAACCAGACTTGATCGTGCCGGAAGTGGAGGCGATTGCGACGGATGAACTGCTGAAGCTTGAAGAAGAAGGCTTTCACGTCATTCCGAATGCGCGTGCGGCAAAGCTGACGATGGACCGTGAAGGCATCAGACGGCTTGCGGCAGAGACGCTGCATCTTCCGACTGCCGGCTATGAATTCGCGAATACATATGAAGAATGTAAAGAAGCGGCGGAAACAATCGGCTTTCCGTGTGTGGTAAAGCCGCTGATGAGCTCTTCCGGAAAAGGGCAAAGCGTGTGCCGCTCGGCTTCCGAACTAAAAAGCTGCTGGGACATGGCGATGGAAGGCGGACGGGTGAAAAACGGCCGGGTCATCGTCGAGGAATTCATTCCGTTTGAATCGGAAATCACTCTTTTGACAGTGCATGCGGCGAACGGTACGTCCTTTTGCGCGCCGATCGGCCATGAACAAAAAGACGGCGACTATATGGAATCGTGGCAGCCTCATCATATGACGGAACAGCAGGTTGAAGAGGCGAAACACATTGCGAAAAGCATAACGGATGAGCTCGGCGGATACGGTTTGTTCGGGGTGGAACTTTTCCTTACTCAAGATAAAGTGTATTTCAGCGAGGTGTCTCCTCGTCCGCATGATACGGGGCTCGTTACGCTTGTGACGCAGAATTTGTCAGAGTTTGCGCTGCATGTCCGCGCGATATTGGGATTTCCGATTCCGGAAATCACCCAGCTGTCGCCGGGGGCAAGCCGTCCGCTGAAGGCATCAAAAGAGCTTGCCGATTATGCGGTTGAAGGTTTGGAGAAGGCTTTGGCGGTTAAAAGCACTCAAGTCCGCGTATTCGGAAAACCCGTCACAAAAAACGGTCGCCGTATGGCGGTTGCGCTTTCTGCAGCCGAGACGGTTGAAGAGGCGAGAGAAAGAGCGGCCGAAGCACTCAGTCATTTATCAGTCACATAA
- a CDS encoding phosphatidylserine decarboxylase has translation MFNTAAKVLYRSLIELTNNRLTSYLIKNFCESKLSKPMIPLFSKHYRINWNETERTASDFDSLASFFIRDINLNLRPVAKEKNAIVSPVDGVVQTVGMINPNQTFMVKGKDYSFAELTGFKSADHKYNGGYFAVLYLSPRHYHRFHSPVSCTYQKLAELGKRSYPVNTMGLKYGKDVLSKNYRYVYELTRADQQMLMIPVGAMNINSIVQTSTGNKLETGEELGYFSFGSTVILVFEKDMFTPSDNLTEGRELQVGQIIGYAESQEEASAL, from the coding sequence ATGTTTAATACTGCCGCTAAAGTTCTTTATCGTTCATTGATTGAACTGACTAATAATCGATTGACGTCTTATCTCATTAAAAACTTCTGTGAATCGAAACTGAGCAAGCCGATGATTCCGCTGTTTTCCAAACACTATCGCATCAACTGGAATGAAACGGAACGCACAGCTTCTGACTTTGATTCACTGGCGTCATTTTTCATTCGTGATATTAATTTGAATCTCCGCCCCGTGGCAAAAGAGAAGAACGCCATTGTCAGTCCGGTGGACGGCGTCGTTCAAACGGTGGGCATGATTAACCCGAATCAAACCTTCATGGTAAAAGGGAAAGATTATTCGTTCGCCGAACTGACGGGGTTTAAAAGCGCCGATCACAAATACAACGGCGGCTATTTTGCCGTGCTTTACCTGAGTCCGAGACATTATCACCGCTTCCATTCCCCCGTCAGCTGCACGTATCAGAAGCTGGCCGAGCTTGGGAAACGCTCCTATCCCGTTAATACGATGGGGCTGAAGTACGGAAAAGATGTCCTCTCAAAAAATTACCGCTATGTGTACGAGCTGACCCGAGCTGACCAGCAGATGCTCATGATTCCGGTAGGCGCGATGAATATTAACTCCATCGTTCAGACCAGCACCGGAAACAAGCTTGAAACGGGTGAAGAGCTGGGCTATTTTTCATTTGGATCGACCGTTATTTTAGTATTCGAGAAAGATATGTTTACCCCTTCGGATAACCTGACAGAAGGCCGCGAATTACAGGTCGGCCAGATCATCGGTTATGCGGAGTCACAGGAGGAGGCGTCCGCTTTATAA
- the mmuM gene encoding homocysteine S-methyltransferase: MNPITQILDEYPVMIIDGAMATELERMGCDLNDDLWSAKILLERPELIKQVHAEYFAAGADCAITASYQSTIEGFAARGIPETDAIRLIQTSVELAVQARDEFWAHEENRIHRPKPLIAASIGPYGASLADGSEYRGHYGLTEDELISFHRPRMKALIESGADLLACETIPCLSEAKAITKLLEEFPGTYAWISFSAKDGRHISEGTPISECAALLDSCSQIAAIGINCTPIEHIPTLIEEIKRAASKPIIAYPNSGEQYDPVTKTWIGAACENNFGKSAQSSWYEKGVSLIGGCCRTKPADIQAIADWAKTLKTT, translated from the coding sequence ATGAATCCCATTACACAAATATTAGATGAATATCCGGTTATGATCATAGACGGAGCGATGGCTACCGAGCTTGAACGGATGGGCTGTGATTTAAATGACGATCTGTGGTCGGCCAAAATTCTTTTGGAGAGACCCGAACTGATCAAACAGGTGCATGCAGAATATTTTGCCGCCGGCGCTGATTGCGCGATCACCGCCAGCTATCAATCAACGATTGAAGGATTTGCGGCACGCGGCATCCCAGAAACTGATGCGATCCGCCTTATTCAGACATCAGTTGAGCTCGCCGTCCAAGCACGTGATGAATTTTGGGCGCATGAAGAAAACCGTATACACCGTCCCAAACCTTTGATCGCCGCTTCTATCGGACCTTACGGCGCGAGCCTTGCCGATGGCTCTGAATATCGCGGACATTACGGACTGACGGAGGATGAGCTGATCAGCTTTCACCGCCCCCGGATGAAAGCCCTCATCGAATCCGGCGCCGATCTTTTGGCCTGTGAGACCATTCCGTGCCTGTCAGAAGCAAAAGCGATCACAAAGCTGCTGGAGGAATTCCCCGGCACTTATGCATGGATCAGCTTCAGCGCCAAAGACGGACGGCATATCAGCGAAGGCACGCCTATTTCCGAATGTGCGGCTCTGCTCGACTCCTGCAGCCAAATCGCAGCGATCGGCATCAACTGCACACCGATTGAACATATTCCGACGCTGATAGAAGAAATCAAACGGGCAGCGTCCAAACCGATTATCGCCTATCCGAACTCCGGCGAACAGTATGATCCGGTGACAAAAACCTGGATAGGCGCAGCCTGCGAAAACAACTTCGGAAAAAGCGCGCAAAGCAGCTGGTACGAAAAAGGCGTGAGCCTGATCGGAGGCTGCTGCCGGACGAAACCTGCGGACATCCAGGCCATTGCCGATTGGGCCAAGACCTTAAAAACAACTTGA
- a CDS encoding helix-turn-helix transcriptional regulator has translation MDQDYMTELVSVQLKKIRSERGYTQEKMADVIGLSKKALVQIEKGRALAEWPHVVAVCALFRSSETLQSVLGDDPLEVIEAVAHRTIDRPKGKTMGGRVWWKAIEKKGEFRLQQHLISHHYRILDSYDDLWFSSFEKADALERLDELFLEAEEAKR, from the coding sequence ATGGATCAAGATTATATGACTGAGCTTGTCTCGGTCCAGCTGAAGAAAATCCGGTCGGAGAGAGGCTATACACAAGAAAAAATGGCGGATGTGATCGGCCTTTCTAAAAAGGCGCTGGTGCAGATTGAGAAAGGGCGGGCGCTCGCGGAATGGCCGCATGTTGTAGCGGTTTGCGCGCTTTTCAGATCAAGTGAAACACTGCAATCCGTATTAGGAGATGATCCGCTGGAGGTCATTGAAGCGGTTGCTCACCGAACAATTGACAGGCCGAAGGGGAAGACGATGGGCGGCAGGGTGTGGTGGAAAGCCATCGAGAAAAAAGGCGAGTTCCGCTTGCAGCAGCATTTGATTTCCCATCATTACCGCATCCTCGATTCTTATGATGATTTGTGGTTCAGCAGTTTTGAAAAGGCGGATGCTTTAGAGCGGCTTGATGAGCTGTTTTTGGAGGCGGAGGAAGCGAAGCGCTGA
- a CDS encoding branched-chain amino acid aminotransferase has translation MNQLIEIRKVTARKEKPDSASLGFGKYFTDYMFVMDYEEERGWHDPRITPYEPVHLDPSASVFHYGQAVFEGLKAYRSEEGRVLMFRPDQNVKRLNKSLRRMSMPPLDEKLALEALIQLVVLEQEWIPKEKGTSLYIRPFVIATEPSLGVRPSNRYKFMVVLTPVGSYYGDQLKPIRIYVEDEYVRAVTGGVGDVKTSGNYAASLQAQQKAEELGYDQVLWLDGVEKKYVEEVGSMNIFFIINGEAVTPALNGSILGGITRASVIELLKSWGIPVREEHVAIDDIYQAAMRGEVSAVFGTGTAAVISPVGALHIHGETIELNNGLIGEVSERLYETITGIQVGKVRDSFRWVVEV, from the coding sequence TTGAATCAACTGATTGAAATACGTAAGGTCACAGCAAGAAAAGAAAAACCGGATTCCGCTTCATTGGGATTTGGCAAGTACTTCACTGATTACATGTTTGTCATGGATTACGAAGAAGAAAGAGGCTGGCATGATCCGAGAATTACACCTTATGAACCGGTTCATCTTGATCCGTCCGCATCCGTTTTCCATTACGGGCAAGCCGTATTTGAGGGGCTGAAAGCATACAGGTCAGAAGAAGGACGGGTATTGATGTTCCGGCCTGACCAGAATGTTAAACGGCTGAATAAATCGTTACGGAGGATGAGCATGCCGCCTCTCGACGAGAAGCTGGCGCTGGAAGCATTGATACAATTGGTGGTGCTGGAGCAGGAATGGATTCCGAAAGAAAAAGGAACGTCATTATACATCCGTCCGTTTGTGATTGCGACTGAGCCTTCTTTAGGAGTCCGGCCTTCAAACCGTTACAAATTCATGGTTGTCCTGACGCCTGTCGGTTCGTATTACGGCGATCAGCTGAAACCGATCCGTATTTATGTAGAGGATGAGTATGTGCGTGCCGTCACCGGCGGAGTGGGCGATGTCAAAACGTCCGGAAATTATGCGGCCAGCTTACAGGCTCAGCAAAAAGCCGAAGAACTGGGGTATGATCAGGTGCTTTGGCTAGACGGGGTGGAAAAGAAATATGTGGAAGAAGTAGGCAGTATGAATATCTTTTTCATCATAAACGGAGAGGCTGTAACGCCGGCGTTAAACGGAAGCATTCTCGGAGGCATCACCCGGGCATCTGTGATAGAGCTGTTAAAAAGCTGGGGCATACCTGTCAGGGAAGAACACGTTGCCATTGATGACATTTATCAGGCCGCAATGAGAGGCGAAGTGTCAGCGGTATTCGGTACGGGAACCGCAGCCGTCATCTCGCCGGTCGGCGCGCTGCATATTCACGGAGAAACGATTGAGCTGAATAACGGTTTGATCGGTGAAGTGTCAGAAAGGCTCTATGAAACGATTACCGGCATCCAGGTCGGGAAGGTGCGGGATTCGTTCAGATGGGTGGTTGAAGTATAA